TCTTCATTTTTTCGAGGTTAGATTAGATTTTAATCGATAAACATTAGCTTGACTCACTTTTATTCCCCATGGCTCTCCAGGGGGTACGCTTGCACCACTAATCCAAAAATGACACCTCACCATGTTTTGTCTGCTGTATTTAtaacatagcattttttttattcaaataccCAATTACTCAGTAACATTTTCAGTTGCACATCCGAATACCAAAATATTCAGTAGTTGCAGCCCTTGTCAAGTGTATTGGATGCCTTGCATTTGACATCAGCAGATACCTTTGAACTTGAATAAATTTAAATAGCAGGATTTCAGGGAGATGgcgtaataataattaaaaaaaacattttcatagacAGCACAGCACAACTGGTAGTTATTATTGCTAGATAGTACAGTACTTACTTTATCCCAAAGAGACTGAAGCTCCTCTTGACCTCCCAGATCCCAAAACATTAAACGAGCCTTGCCCACATCTATAGTTCCAACTGTAAAAGATTCATATTAGCACTAATAATTTAGCAGTAACTGAAAATTTAGACTATAGTCaacacaaatgcaaacacacacacaccaaaacccACTTACTGTTCAGTCCAACTGTACTTGTGATCTTGGACAAATTAATTCCCTTATAGTTCTTGCTgaactttgttttggtttgttccaAAAAGGTCTACAAAGAAACAGTTATAACACATATAGGAGTTAAACAAGAACATTTATATTAGTCCATATTTACCATGACACCACAGTCACATAATCCAGTGGATATGTTGCAAAACCAAAAGAggttcacaaaaaacaaaatacactgTCAGCTTTAGAGGTGAATACAATTATATAGTTTCAGTCAAATATTAAAATTACATTGTAAGCTTGCACTAAGATTTCAGAATAAATACCATACTTTTTCTTTGTGAGGctatatttttgttgaaatatttcataattattatttaatcaTTTTGGAGACAAGGATCTCAGAGCCACTGAATGAACAGTATAATGAGAATCAGAATCCTCTGTATTAGACACGTAAATTAAACTATAGGAGTAATTTGTCTCTGGTAACTCAAAACACAAATCAAACCGTTGACAGAGTGCTTGTTTTTGGCAATCAACAATTGGAAGTTGCtatgttctgtttttgttctAATGAGTTTTGACATTGTCATAGTAAGAGTAAGTTAGTATTCCTATAAAAATTTCAGTGGTAAATGTATTTAAGCTAAGATGTCAGTGGCTCTATGATTCATTTGGACTTAATTTATTCGGTAAAGCAATTTTAGAAAAGATGCTCAATTGCAATGCCAATCTGGCAGCAAAGCAGTAAGAAAGCCTAATAAATATGAAACAGTACATTAATCAACGTGCATGTAAATGCTTTACTGTTTCTTGACAAAATCCCCGTACTGAtagtcacattaataatacataaCATGATAATTTACAATCTCAATTCATGCATGTTCCGCATGAAAATCACATTGCATTTTTACTTAACATCAGTAGAACTCCTAAAATATTTAGTAGCACCTTTTGTCAGTGAAAATAGTGCAGAGCGATCTGCCTCTACAGTACATATATCTTATTCTTGCAATCGGATTCCTttagatttgtatttttccattAGAAAATTATTCACATTGTTTGATGTATTCTTATTTGCCTATAACTCAATCAACTTCAaatgaaatatactgtattttcctgttgtgtttgtgttaagGAATGAGGTTTCAAAGGGAGTGAATTTGCAAAGGAGGCCACTCAAGCTATGACTGCCACTACACGTAATCATGTACATTTACAGGCTGTGTGTCAACCACCGCGCACACGTTACGTCGTCGTTAAAATCTGCCTTATCGTGTAGCCTCTTTCACTTGTCGCACTTGCAAACCGAAGTAAATTTCTGCATCTCGACTGGTTTGCTCGCCACTTCTTTTAGTGGAATTTGGTTCTATTATTTCTGTGAAATAGGTCGACTCACCCGCAATCGAACTAAAACAACCTCTAGCCACGATTAATGTTGGCGCAGGTAATAACATTAAAGTAGTATTGGATGAACCGGCCCCAATGATGAGCAAACATAAACGATATCAAACACGGGTACTCGACTTGGTTGTCGACGTTTAACTGGGACAAGCATAGACAAGTAAGCGAAACAAGTTCGCATTTTAATCTCCATTATAAGGACAACTAACATAGGGCTGTACGCCTCAACTTTACCGAGGTAAACTAAGACGATCAAAGTAAACATCACATGGGGATGTGAAAAACCGACTGGCGAACCTCACAATCACAGCATACCAGACAAATGGGGCGAAACACACCGTTTTACCAGCATTATCCAATCCAAGGATTAAAATGCAGTATTCGTCCTTTTGAAACATGTATTTATATAATCCAGATAGTAACGTATACATCGTGAGGAAGGATATCCAAATGTCAGTTTTCGATTTCGAACTAAATTCGCCCTGCACACGTTGATAATTTGGAGTCATTCCGATGTGGTTCCATtgttcacaaaaacaataatgttTCGTGGTTCGAGTTACAAATGCAGAAAACGCAATCGAAAACGTCGACGTTTGTTATTGACGACTGAGACGGAAGTGGCCCACGATATGAGTGCTGAAGCTAAAAAAAACGTCGAGCAATATGAATTGTGGGAAATGAagtcagtgttgttgttgttgtcaacgTTCTACGCATTTGCATCTACTCCCATTTAAACTACAATTCCCGAGACATACCATTATTTGAAACGTTTAACTACGGAAAAGCAAAAACCCCATATATACAAGTATTGCAATAGCTCCCTAAATCCTTCTGAAATAGAGATAGGaattagtgatgggaattccagctccttttagagagcagTCTTTTGGCTTGGCTCCCTAAAAAAGCCgactctttcggctcccaaatggctcctcagtgtttttgttgcttaaatacatttaataccaaaaataacgtaatagtatgtgtaaaatgaagtactaatgcaaaaaatagacgttcattcattcatcttccgagccgcttgatcctcactagggtcgcgaggggtgctggagcctatcccagctgtcttcgggcagtaggcgggggacaccctgaatcggttgccagccaatcgcagggcacacagaaacgaacaaccattcgcactcacactcacacctagggacaatttagagtgttcaatcagcctgcgacgcatgtttttggaatgtgggaggaaaccggagcacccggagaaaacccacgcaggcccggggagaacatgcaaactccacacagggaggccggagctggaatcgaacccggtacctctgcactgtgaagccgacgtgctaaccactggactaccgggccgtgaaaaatagacattatatcaaatatttattatttatatggctttatttatattcttctgaacatactgtaatgcccctcagtagcggagagaaggatgctcgcagtcgctgatactcttaatcatttttaataacaaaataagtaataaacacacggattcaaggagttgctgttcgccacaactcacgcccatgcgctccacactcagactaaGTCCCAgagccaatattccccccaacctggctcctcccctccctatgatgtcacacaaatacaagaaacggATATTACACTGCCCTCCCCTTTATGAAACCCTCGCCCCGAGGGTTCAGCAAAAAAAGTCCTCCAGCCGTCGTGGTCTTCGTCTCGGCCTCTGTGGTCGGCCTGGCTCTGAGTCGATACCACCTTCAGCTGGCTGGCTCGGGACAACATTGGTGGGATCTGGGGAACATGGTTCCACATGTTCTGAACTGGCGGATGAAACGGACCCCGCCTCAAATACAGGAACACCGCTGCCCTGGTAGGGGGCCAACCTGTCCCGATGTAGGGCAACCTTTCTGCCCCTGGGGGGAACTGCCACCCGATAAACTACCTCCCCCACCCGCTCAAGTACCCTACATGGACCGTCCCAATGGCTGTCTAGCTTGGGGCagcgccctttttttcttttaggtgtATACACCCAAACCAGTTCCCCAGTCTGGAAGTTCCGCCCCTCGCTCCGCACGTCATAGTTTCGCTTTTGACGTGCGCCGGCTTTCTCCAGCTGGTCCCGTGCGAATGCGTGCGCTGCCTCCAGCCGATCCTGCTGTGTCCGGGCATACTCCAGCCCCGGCTGGTCCTCTGAGCTGCGGGGAGGTCTTCCAAACACCATCTCTGCCGGTGTCCGAATTTCCCGGCCCAGCATCAGCAGAGCAGGAGTACAGCTCGTGGAACTTTGGACCGCTGAATGATAAGCCATCAGTACCAGCGGAATGTGCTGGTCCCAATCACGTTGGTGTTTGGAGGTGAGGATGAcgagctgctgctgcatggTGCGGTTAAATCGTTCCACAAGACCATCGCTCTGCGGATGCAAAGGTGTGGTGCGTGTTTTCTGCATGTCCAGGCGTTTACAAAGAGCAGCAAAAACTTTGGACTCAAAATTTCTACCTTGGTCACTGTGGAGGATATCTGCAGTCCCAAACCGACAGTAGCGCATCCGCCACTGTCTCCGCCTCTTGGTCTGGCAGTGCGTATGCCTCGGGCCACTTAGTAAAATAGTCCATCGCACATAGCACGTAACGGTTCCCTCTGTCCGTCACGGGGAAAGGGCCCATAATGTCCATAGCAACCCTCTCTATGGGCGCCCCAACCCTCTGTTGCTGAAGCGGTGCGTGCGATTGGTCTTGAGGTCCCTTGTAGGCCGCACACTCGTCACAGCGCCGGCAGAAGTCCTCTACGTCCCGTCGATGCTGACCCCAATAGAACCCATGGCGCAGCCGTCGGAGGGTCTTGGTGCTGCCAAAGTGTCCTGAGCCGGTGCTCCCATGGCATGCTCTCAGCACCATCTCTTTAAGAGCTCCGGGCACTACCACCTGCCATCTCTCCTCCACGGTGGCTGGTTCCATCCAGGCACGCTGCAACACGCCGTCCTTCATGCGTAACACAGCAAACTTGCTCCAAAAGCCTTTGGTGGCAGCCGAGAGTCCCATCACTCCTTCCCAGGGTGGCCTCCTGCCACTCTGGACCCACTGTCGCACAGGGTTGAGATCAcggtcctcttcctgcttggCAGCCCACTCTGTAGTGTCCACAGCCTCCAAGGTGCAGCATGACGGTCCAGCAGCAGTCGCTTCCCCACGCAGCTCCAACTCCCTGGCATCCCACCGGCCGCAGTAGCTGCAGCCACTAACAGAACATGgccgccgggaaagggcgtcagcgtTGGCGTGTTGAGCCCCAGCCCGATGTACCACAGTGAAGTGGAACGcctgcagctccttcagccaccgTGCTACTTGGCCTTCTGGTTCCTTGAATGACATCAGCCACTGTAGTGCAGCGTGATCTGTCCTGATGGTGAAAGGCACGCCACACAGGTAATACTTGAAATGGCGTGTAGCCAAAACAACTGCTAGCAGTTCACGTCTGGTAACACAGTAGCGTCCTTCACTCTTGTCGAAAGTACGGCTGAAATAGGCCACCACTCGCTCACCTTCCGGCCCCACCTGAGACAACACCGCCCCCATGCCGACATTACTTGCGTCTGTGTCCAGCACAAACGGTAAGACTGGATCTAGCGGGGTGAGAACAGGAGCATTCATGAGGGCTCTTTTTAGGCTGCAGAACGCCTCCTGACAATCCGGCAACCAGAGGAACGGTTGGTTGTCTTTAAGGAGGTGGAATAAGGGCGCCCCGATGCAAGAGAATCCCTTCACGAACCGTCTGTAGTACGAGGCCAGCCCCAAGAAGCTTTTCAACTACTTCTGGTCCCTTGGTACTGGCCAATCTTTAATGGTGCGGACCTTCTCCTC
The DNA window shown above is from Hippocampus zosterae strain Florida chromosome 9, ASM2543408v3, whole genome shotgun sequence and carries:
- the arfrp1 gene encoding ADP-ribosylation factor-related protein 1 isoform X2, whose amino-acid sequence is MTPNYQRVQGEFSSKSKTDIWISFLTMYTLLSGLYKYMFQKDEYCILILGLDNAGKTTFLEQTKTKFSKNYKGINLSKITSTVGLNIGTIDVGKARLMFWDLGGQEELQSLWDKYYAESHGVIYVIDSTDEERLSESKEAFALQDLIPSSRRPFNSTDLFAEQSGAVKNAAHYRRKTQAPRDCPATTVK
- the arfrp1 gene encoding ADP-ribosylation factor-related protein 1 isoform X1, which gives rise to MTPNYQRVQGEFSSKSKTDIWISFLTMYTLLSGLYKYMFQKDEYCILILGLDNAGKTTFLEQTKTKFSKNYKGINLSKITSTVGLNIGTIDVGKARLMFWDLGGQEELQSLWDKYYAESHGVIYVIDSTDEERLSESKEAFEKMISSDVLEGVPLLVLANKQDILNCLSVPDIKTAFSDCAPKIGKRDCLVQPCTALTGDGVNEGIEWMVKCVIRNIHRPPRQKDIT